A window of the Bacteroides thetaiotaomicron VPI-5482 genome harbors these coding sequences:
- a CDS encoding N-acetyltransferase, with protein MEAKYITLTKENIEKEHICCAFSDKKCKDSYELKKTWLKNEFENGYVFRRLDERAKVFIEYGPAEKAWVPVNAPNYLMINCFWVSGKYKGCGHGKALLQSAVEDAKAQGRDGLVTVVGTSKFHFMGDAKWLLRQGFETIEKLPYGFSLLALKINPAAPDPSFNGTVSSGECEEKEGVVVYYTHRCPFAEFHVRNSLVSVTENKGIPLKIVRLETMAQAQNAPTPATIFSLFYKGKFVTTDLSACMEQRFDKALGL; from the coding sequence ATGGAAGCGAAGTATATCACTCTGACTAAAGAGAATATCGAAAAAGAACATATTTGCTGTGCTTTCTCCGATAAGAAATGTAAGGATAGCTATGAGTTGAAAAAGACATGGCTGAAAAATGAGTTTGAGAATGGCTATGTTTTCAGACGGCTTGACGAACGTGCAAAAGTATTTATAGAATATGGACCTGCCGAAAAAGCTTGGGTTCCGGTTAATGCACCTAACTATTTAATGATAAACTGTTTTTGGGTTTCAGGAAAATATAAAGGATGCGGGCATGGCAAAGCACTATTGCAGTCTGCTGTCGAGGATGCCAAAGCACAGGGTAGGGATGGCTTGGTGACTGTGGTCGGTACCTCTAAATTTCATTTTATGGGTGATGCGAAATGGTTATTACGTCAGGGGTTTGAGACGATAGAAAAACTACCCTATGGTTTCAGTCTTTTGGCTTTGAAGATAAATCCGGCAGCTCCTGATCCGTCATTCAATGGAACAGTATCAAGTGGAGAATGTGAGGAAAAAGAAGGTGTAGTCGTTTATTATACACATCGTTGTCCGTTTGCAGAGTTTCATGTCCGTAATTCTTTAGTGAGTGTGACTGAGAACAAAGGTATTCCATTGAAGATAGTCAGATTGGAAACGATGGCACAAGCACAAAATGCACCTACACCTGCTACTATCTTTTCTCTTTTCTATAAAGGAAAGTTTGTAACGACGGATTTGAGTGCATGTATGGAGCAACGGTTTGATAAAGCGTTGGGATTATAA
- a CDS encoding helix-turn-helix domain-containing protein translates to MKSIRSVICFCLFLFVFNQLLFADKTIENDSLYTSEYISRIYMAEPERALSLLDGAESKKTIPLRIIHELRSRVYRNMYMTKLAFLYAKKSYLLDSVSQKDTKHLLTMTVDLAELAVLMSDHKESMRYALDGIKLAQKEKDKGAESKLLFCIGENKWQLSFKEEAYDYFDKAIKLLQGTSSKLEMAMLSYFYGMKMDYLLNDSRSKEALEVGLKREKLLKDIAKLPEKTKGFLDLQYTYLYAKMSYICYLEGKYDQAEKYYQQYLSTENSQTPDGKTYAIPYLLVSKQYQKVVDQCQDFKKLMQEQDTVNLQYISILQKEVKAYKGLKDFEKVAALRESIISIIDGINSKDKQNAALELNAIHKADEQEEYIAEQTLQLRIRNISLAFLGCVTCLILFVLWRIWRHTIIVKYKNKMLAKFINEKLAGKVENKQLFIDGDAEDPIAVPLDLEPETGFSEKDDLSPDEVVESREEEDENKKIFKELNRIVVQDQLYLSPELSREDLAQIVHLNNARFARMIKENTGTNFNGYINELRINYAIQLLKQHPNYTIRAIADEAGFNSTPILYSMFKKKTGMTPYEFKKTQESLG, encoded by the coding sequence ATGAAAAGTATTCGCTCGGTTATTTGTTTTTGTTTGTTTTTGTTTGTGTTTAACCAGCTCCTTTTCGCCGACAAAACTATAGAGAATGATTCGCTATATACCAGTGAGTATATAAGTCGAATTTATATGGCAGAACCTGAACGGGCTTTAAGTTTGTTGGATGGAGCTGAAAGTAAGAAGACTATCCCTCTGCGTATTATACATGAATTACGCAGCAGGGTTTATCGTAATATGTATATGACTAAACTGGCTTTTTTGTATGCCAAAAAGTCTTATTTGCTGGATTCCGTTTCTCAGAAAGATACTAAGCACTTGTTGACCATGACTGTCGACCTGGCAGAATTAGCAGTGCTTATGAGTGACCATAAAGAGAGTATGAGGTATGCTCTTGATGGTATCAAGCTAGCACAAAAAGAAAAGGATAAAGGGGCTGAAAGTAAGCTGTTGTTTTGCATTGGTGAAAATAAATGGCAATTGTCTTTCAAAGAGGAGGCATATGACTATTTTGACAAAGCTATCAAATTGCTTCAAGGTACAAGTTCCAAATTGGAAATGGCTATGCTTTCATACTTTTATGGGATGAAAATGGATTATCTGCTCAATGATTCCCGTAGTAAAGAAGCATTGGAGGTTGGGTTGAAGCGCGAAAAGCTACTTAAAGATATAGCTAAATTACCGGAAAAAACAAAAGGCTTTCTTGATCTGCAATATACTTACTTGTATGCAAAAATGTCGTATATCTGCTATCTGGAAGGAAAGTATGATCAGGCGGAAAAATATTATCAACAATATTTGTCAACAGAGAATTCACAGACACCGGATGGAAAAACCTATGCGATACCTTATCTGCTAGTGTCTAAACAATATCAGAAAGTCGTTGATCAATGTCAGGATTTTAAGAAATTGATGCAAGAGCAGGATACTGTCAACTTGCAGTATATTAGTATCCTTCAGAAAGAGGTGAAAGCTTATAAAGGCTTGAAGGATTTTGAAAAAGTAGCAGCATTACGTGAGTCTATTATTTCTATTATTGATGGTATTAACAGCAAGGATAAACAGAATGCGGCTTTGGAATTAAATGCTATTCATAAAGCTGACGAGCAGGAAGAATATATTGCCGAACAGACTTTACAGTTAAGAATCAGAAACATATCACTTGCTTTTTTGGGATGTGTCACTTGTCTCATTTTATTTGTGCTATGGCGGATTTGGCGTCATACGATTATTGTTAAATATAAAAACAAAATGCTGGCAAAGTTTATCAATGAGAAACTGGCTGGAAAAGTAGAGAACAAACAATTATTCATAGATGGAGATGCGGAAGATCCGATAGCTGTTCCATTGGACTTGGAACCGGAAACTGGCTTTTCCGAAAAAGACGATTTATCTCCGGATGAAGTAGTGGAGAGTAGGGAGGAAGAGGATGAGAATAAGAAAATTTTCAAAGAACTGAATCGTATTGTTGTTCAGGATCAGTTATATCTGTCTCCGGAATTGTCGAGAGAGGATCTGGCTCAGATTGTACATTTGAATAATGCGCGTTTCGCCCGGATGATCAAGGAAAACACCGGAACTAATTTCAACGGGTATATTAATGAACTTCGTATTAACTATGCGATTCAGTTATTGAAGCAACATCCCAATTATACCATTCGTGCGATAGCTGATGAAGCCGGATTTAATAGTACGCCTATTCTGTACAGTATGTTCAAGAAAAAGACTGGTATGACTCCTTACGAATTTAAAAAAACGCAGGAATCCTTAGGTTGA
- a CDS encoding DUF488 domain-containing protein, with translation MVQVRIKRVYEDFSETDGYRVLVDKLWPRGIKKEWLKYDYWAKDITPSAALRRWFHEDIPGHWNDFVVMYQKELEASQAVADFLTLIKPHPVITLLYASKEPVYNHARILRDYLEMHLKE, from the coding sequence ATGGTGCAAGTTAGGATAAAGCGAGTGTACGAAGACTTTTCAGAGACCGACGGATATCGGGTGCTGGTAGATAAACTCTGGCCACGTGGAATCAAAAAAGAATGGTTGAAATATGATTACTGGGCAAAAGATATAACGCCTTCCGCAGCACTGCGCAGATGGTTTCATGAAGATATTCCGGGTCACTGGAATGATTTTGTCGTAATGTATCAGAAGGAACTGGAAGCTTCTCAAGCTGTTGCCGATTTTCTGACTCTTATCAAACCTCATCCGGTGATCACTTTGCTTTATGCATCCAAAGAACCGGTTTATAATCATGCCCGAATCCTTCGTGATTATTTGGAAATGCATCTGAAAGAGTGA
- a CDS encoding Cof-type HAD-IIB family hydrolase encodes MKYKLLVLDVDGTLLNDAKEISKRTLAALLKVQQMGVRIVLASGRPTYGLMPLAKSLELGNYGGYILSYNGCQIINAQNGEILFERRINPEMLPYLEKKARKNNFALFTYHDDTIITDTPENEHIQNEARLNNLKVIKEEEFSVAIDFAPCKCMLVSDDEEALVSLEGHWKRRLNGALDVFRSEPYFLEVVPCAIDKANTLGALLEELDVKREEVIAIGDGVCDVTMIQLAGLGVAMGHSQDSVKVCADYVTASNEEDGVALAVEKAIIAEVRAAEIPLDQLNAQARHALMGNLGIQYTYADEDRVEATMPVDHRTRQPFGILHGGATLALGETVAGLGSMILCQPDEIVVGMQVSGNHISSAHEGDTVRAVATIVHKGRSSHVWNVDVFTSTNKLVSSIRVVNSVMKKR; translated from the coding sequence ATGAAGTATAAATTATTAGTTCTTGATGTAGACGGAACGCTTCTCAATGATGCAAAAGAAATTAGTAAACGTACATTGGCTGCTTTGCTGAAAGTTCAGCAGATGGGAGTACGTATCGTGTTGGCATCCGGCCGACCGACTTACGGTCTGATGCCTTTAGCCAAATCCCTAGAACTCGGAAATTATGGAGGTTATATCCTTTCTTATAATGGTTGCCAGATAATTAATGCTCAAAACGGAGAAATACTGTTTGAGCGGAGGATTAATCCGGAAATGTTGCCTTATCTGGAAAAGAAGGCAAGAAAAAATAATTTCGCACTGTTCACTTACCATGATGATACGATCATTACTGACACTCCGGAGAATGAACATATCCAGAATGAAGCTCGCTTGAATAATTTGAAAGTGATCAAGGAAGAGGAATTTTCTGTAGCAATTGACTTTGCTCCGTGTAAGTGTATGCTTGTCAGCGATGACGAGGAAGCGTTGGTTAGTCTGGAAGGACACTGGAAGAGACGGTTGAACGGAGCTTTGGATGTTTTCCGTTCCGAACCTTATTTTCTGGAAGTAGTGCCGTGTGCGATTGATAAAGCCAACACATTGGGAGCTTTATTGGAAGAACTGGATGTGAAGCGTGAAGAAGTCATCGCTATAGGAGACGGTGTGTGCGATGTAACGATGATTCAGCTGGCAGGACTGGGAGTGGCGATGGGGCATTCGCAGGATTCGGTAAAGGTCTGTGCGGATTATGTGACAGCTTCCAATGAGGAAGACGGAGTGGCTCTGGCTGTCGAAAAGGCGATAATAGCGGAAGTTCGCGCTGCAGAGATTCCTTTGGACCAGTTGAATGCACAGGCGCGTCACGCATTGATGGGTAATCTGGGTATCCAATATACATATGCCGACGAAGACCGTGTAGAGGCGACGATGCCGGTAGATCACCGTACCCGTCAGCCGTTCGGTATTTTGCACGGTGGAGCTACGCTTGCATTGGGAGAAACAGTTGCCGGACTCGGCTCGATGATTCTCTGTCAGCCGGATGAAATTGTGGTAGGAATGCAGGTCAGCGGAAATCATATATCTTCTGCGCACGAAGGTGATACAGTACGTGCAGTAGCGACGATTGTACACAAAGGACGTTCCTCCCATGTATGGAATGTGGACGTTTTTACTTCAACCAATAAACTGGTGTCCTCTATACGGGTGGTCAACAGTGTGATGAAAAAAAGATGA
- a CDS encoding isochorismate synthase yields MIDEKSNLTTIDALIQRKQPFAVYRVPGEKYPRLLTEDVGAVRLIFDLKELNGQRGFVIAPFRIDKSCPIVLIQSDRTGQPLPMEIVAEEEQDLQSYPEESFHTLCTGKYATCFHTFIEALRDATFDKLVLSRSLTIGKNPEFSPSAVFRAACQRYIHSYIYLCYTPQTGVWLGSTPEIILSGEKNEWNTVALAGTQPLQNGKLPQVWDDKNRQEQDYVASYIRRQLLSLGIRSTESGPYPAYAGALSHLKTDFHFSLKDNKNLGDLLKVLHPTPAVCGLPKEEAYRFILENEGYDRKYYSGFIGWLDPEGRTDLYVNLRCMHIEDEQLTLYAGGGLLASSELNDEWQETEKKLQTMRRILVSAPIMMNH; encoded by the coding sequence ATGATTGACGAAAAAAGTAACTTGACAACTATTGATGCACTTATTCAGCGGAAACAGCCCTTTGCTGTTTATCGTGTTCCCGGGGAGAAGTATCCTCGTCTGTTGACAGAAGATGTCGGAGCTGTCCGCTTGATTTTCGATTTGAAAGAACTGAATGGACAAAGAGGATTTGTGATTGCTCCGTTCCGTATAGATAAGTCATGTCCGATTGTGTTGATACAGTCCGACAGGACTGGACAACCGTTGCCTATGGAAATCGTGGCAGAGGAAGAGCAGGACTTGCAAAGTTATCCGGAGGAATCTTTTCATACCCTTTGTACTGGGAAGTATGCGACCTGTTTTCATACATTTATTGAAGCCTTGCGTGATGCTACCTTTGATAAACTGGTGCTTTCCCGTAGTCTCACTATTGGAAAGAATCCGGAGTTTTCCCCTTCAGCTGTTTTTCGTGCAGCTTGTCAACGTTATATTCATTCCTATATCTATCTGTGTTATACTCCTCAGACGGGCGTGTGGCTGGGAAGTACCCCCGAAATTATATTGTCGGGCGAAAAAAATGAATGGAACACAGTTGCCCTGGCAGGAACTCAACCTTTGCAGAATGGTAAACTTCCGCAAGTATGGGATGACAAAAACCGTCAGGAGCAGGATTATGTGGCGTCCTATATCCGTCGGCAGCTTCTTTCGCTGGGCATTCGCTCCACAGAGAGCGGACCTTATCCGGCTTATGCCGGTGCCTTGTCACATCTGAAAACTGATTTCCATTTCTCTTTGAAAGATAATAAAAATCTGGGAGACCTTCTGAAAGTCCTGCATCCGACTCCTGCCGTGTGCGGACTGCCTAAAGAAGAAGCCTACCGGTTCATTTTGGAAAATGAAGGGTACGATCGTAAGTATTATTCCGGTTTTATCGGTTGGCTCGATCCGGAGGGACGCACAGATTTGTATGTGAATCTGCGTTGCATGCACATTGAAGACGAGCAATTGACACTGTATGCCGGTGGCGGATTGTTAGCCTCTTCAGAGTTGAATGATGAATGGCAGGAAACGGAAAAGAAATTGCAGACCATGAGGCGTATTCTTGTGTCTGCTCCAATAATGATGAATCACTAA
- the menD gene encoding 2-succinyl-5-enolpyruvyl-6-hydroxy-3-cyclohexene-1-carboxylic-acid synthase produces the protein MYSDKKNILQLVALLEAHGITKVVLCPGSRNAPIVHTLSTHPGFTCYAMTDERSAGYFAIGLALNGGHPAAVCCTSGTALLNLHPAVAEAYYQNIPLVVISADRPAAWIGQMAGQTLPQPGVFQTLVKKSVNLPEIQTEEDEWYCNRLVNEALLETNHHGKGPVHINIPISEPLFQFTVESLPEVRVITRYQGLNVYDRDYNDLIERLNRYQKRMIIVGQMNLIYLFEKRHTKLLYKHFVWLTEHIGNQTVPGIPVKNFDAALYAMPEEKTGQMTPELLITYGGHVVSKRLKKYLRQHPPKEHWHVSADGEVVDLYGSLTTVIEMDPFEFLEKIAPLLDNRVPEYPRVWENYCKTIPEPEFGYSEMSAIGALIKALPESCALHLANSSVIRYAQLYQVPSTIEVCCNRGTSGIEGSLSTAVGYAAGSDKLNFIVIGDLSFFYDMNALWNINVRPNLRILLLNNGGGEIFHTLPGLDMSGTSHKYITAVHKTSAKGWAEERGFLYQRVENEEQLAEAMKTFTQPEAMEQPVLMEVFSNKNKDARILKDYYHQLKQK, from the coding sequence ATGTATTCGGACAAGAAAAATATACTCCAGTTGGTCGCGCTGCTTGAGGCGCATGGAATTACGAAAGTAGTGTTATGTCCCGGTAGCCGTAATGCACCTATTGTGCATACGCTGTCTACTCATCCGGGTTTTACTTGTTATGCTATGACGGATGAACGGAGTGCCGGTTATTTTGCGATTGGTCTTGCGCTGAATGGCGGGCATCCTGCTGCCGTTTGCTGTACTTCCGGTACAGCGTTGCTCAATCTTCATCCTGCTGTGGCAGAAGCGTATTATCAGAATATACCTTTAGTTGTTATCTCTGCCGATCGGCCTGCTGCCTGGATTGGACAGATGGCGGGACAGACATTGCCGCAGCCCGGTGTTTTTCAGACATTGGTGAAGAAGTCGGTAAACCTTCCGGAGATTCAGACAGAAGAGGATGAATGGTACTGTAACCGCTTGGTGAATGAAGCCTTGCTGGAAACCAACCATCATGGAAAAGGTCCGGTACATATTAATATTCCTATATCCGAACCTTTGTTCCAGTTTACGGTGGAGTCGCTTCCCGAAGTACGTGTCATTACGCGCTATCAGGGGCTGAATGTATACGACCGGGATTACAATGACCTGATCGAACGCTTGAACAGATATCAGAAGCGGATGATTATTGTCGGACAGATGAACTTGATTTACTTGTTTGAGAAACGGCATACCAAATTGTTATATAAACATTTCGTGTGGCTGACCGAGCATATCGGTAATCAGACAGTACCCGGTATTCCAGTGAAGAATTTTGATGCGGCGCTTTATGCGATGCCCGAAGAGAAAACCGGCCAGATGACTCCCGAGTTATTGATTACTTATGGCGGACATGTGGTTTCCAAGCGGTTGAAAAAATATCTTCGGCAGCATCCGCCTAAAGAACATTGGCATGTGTCTGCTGATGGAGAAGTGGTTGACCTTTACGGTTCTCTGACTACCGTCATCGAAATGGACCCGTTTGAGTTTCTGGAGAAAATAGCTCCATTGCTGGATAACCGCGTGCCGGAGTATCCCCGTGTATGGGAGAATTATTGCAAGACCATTCCCGAACCGGAGTTCGGATATTCGGAAATGTCGGCTATCGGTGCTTTGATAAAAGCATTGCCGGAATCATGTGCATTGCATCTGGCAAATAGTTCTGTTATCCGCTATGCTCAGTTATACCAGGTTCCTTCTACGATTGAGGTATGCTGTAATCGGGGTACAAGCGGCATCGAAGGCTCGTTGTCCACGGCAGTGGGATATGCCGCCGGTTCGGATAAACTAAATTTTATAGTTATAGGTGACCTTAGTTTCTTTTATGATATGAATGCTTTGTGGAACATCAATGTCCGTCCCAATCTACGCATTCTTTTGCTGAATAACGGAGGAGGGGAGATTTTCCATACATTACCCGGACTGGATATGTCGGGTACATCGCACAAGTATATTACAGCCGTTCACAAGACATCTGCCAAAGGATGGGCGGAAGAACGCGGATTCCTTTATCAACGGGTAGAGAATGAAGAACAGCTTGCCGAAGCGATGAAAACCTTCACACAACCGGAAGCCATGGAACAACCGGTTCTGATGGAAGTATTCAGCAATAAAAATAAAGATGCACGTATACTGAAAGATTATTATCATCAACTAAAACAAAAATAG
- the menB gene encoding 1,4-dihydroxy-2-naphthoyl-CoA synthase: protein MSTQREWTTIREYEDILFDYYNGIARITINRERYRNAFTPTTTAEMSDALRICREEADIDVIVITGAGDKAFCSGGDQNVKGRGGYIGKDGVPRLSVLDVQKQIRSIPKPVIAAVNGFAIGGGHVLHVVCDLSIASENAIFGQTGPRVGSFDAGFGASYLARVVGQKKAREIWFLCRKYNAQEALDMGLVNKVVPLEQLEDEYVQWAEEMMLLSPLALRMIKAGLNAELDGQAGIQELAGDATLLYYLTDEAQEGKNAFLEKRKPNFKKYPKFP from the coding sequence ATGTCAACACAAAGAGAATGGACAACCATCAGAGAATACGAAGATATCCTCTTTGATTACTATAATGGGATTGCCCGCATCACCATTAACCGTGAACGCTATCGAAATGCATTTACTCCGACTACAACGGCTGAAATGAGTGACGCATTGCGCATTTGCCGGGAAGAAGCGGATATTGATGTGATCGTGATTACGGGAGCTGGTGACAAGGCTTTCTGTTCGGGCGGTGACCAGAATGTGAAAGGGCGTGGCGGCTATATCGGCAAGGACGGTGTTCCCCGTCTGAGTGTTCTGGATGTACAGAAACAAATCCGCAGCATTCCGAAACCGGTAATTGCTGCCGTAAATGGATTTGCCATTGGTGGCGGACACGTGCTTCATGTAGTTTGCGATTTATCGATTGCTTCGGAGAATGCGATCTTCGGACAGACCGGTCCTCGCGTAGGTAGCTTTGATGCAGGTTTCGGAGCCTCTTATCTGGCTCGTGTCGTCGGTCAGAAGAAGGCACGTGAGATATGGTTCCTTTGCCGGAAATACAATGCGCAGGAAGCGTTGGATATGGGATTGGTGAATAAAGTAGTTCCATTGGAGCAACTGGAGGATGAGTATGTGCAATGGGCGGAAGAAATGATGCTGCTCAGTCCGTTGGCCTTGCGGATGATTAAAGCCGGATTGAATGCCGAACTGGACGGCCAGGCAGGTATTCAGGAGCTGGCAGGGGATGCGACCTTGCTTTACTATCTGACGGATGAGGCTCAGGAAGGAAAGAATGCATTTCTGGAGAAACGTAAACCTAACTTTAAGAAATATCCGAAGTTCCCTTAA
- a CDS encoding o-succinylbenzoate synthase: MDCKIDIIPRVLHFKQPAGTSRGTYTTRKVWYLHFTAPEFPNWVGIGECAPLPNLSCDDLPDYEEVLAKICRQVENQGGKLDMEALCKYPSILFGLETAIRHFFEGSWALWDTPFSRGEAGIPINGLIWMGDFNRMLAQIEKKMEAGFRCIKLKIGAINFEEELALLQHIRSHYSSKEIELRVDANGAFSPTDAMEKLKRLSELDLHSIEQPIRAGQWEEMARLTSESPLPIALDEELIGYNTWEEKQRLLSAIRPQYIIIKPSLHGGLAGGEEWIAEAEKLNIGWWITSALESNIGLNAIAQWCATFQNPLPQGLGTGLLFTDNVEMPLEIRKDCLWFCK; the protein is encoded by the coding sequence ATGGATTGCAAAATAGACATTATTCCGCGGGTGCTTCATTTCAAGCAGCCGGCCGGAACTTCACGAGGCACATACACAACGCGAAAAGTCTGGTATCTTCATTTTACTGCTCCCGAATTTCCCAATTGGGTAGGGATCGGGGAGTGCGCTCCTCTGCCAAATCTTAGCTGTGATGATCTTCCCGATTACGAGGAAGTGCTGGCTAAAATCTGCCGGCAGGTAGAGAATCAGGGAGGTAAGCTGGACATGGAAGCTCTATGCAAGTACCCTTCCATCCTTTTTGGCTTGGAGACAGCCATTCGTCACTTTTTTGAAGGAAGCTGGGCTTTGTGGGATACACCCTTCTCACGTGGGGAAGCAGGTATTCCGATAAACGGGCTTATCTGGATGGGTGACTTCAATAGAATGCTTGCTCAGATAGAGAAGAAGATGGAGGCGGGATTCCGCTGTATAAAGTTGAAGATCGGTGCCATCAACTTTGAAGAAGAACTGGCTTTACTCCAACATATCCGCTCTCACTATTCTTCTAAAGAAATAGAATTGCGTGTAGATGCCAACGGAGCATTCTCACCAACAGATGCGATGGAGAAATTGAAACGCTTGTCCGAACTGGACTTACATTCGATAGAACAGCCCATTCGTGCCGGACAATGGGAAGAAATGGCACGTCTTACTTCCGAATCTCCTTTGCCGATAGCTTTGGATGAGGAACTGATAGGCTATAATACCTGGGAAGAAAAGCAAAGATTACTTTCGGCTATCCGTCCGCAATATATTATTATCAAACCTTCTCTTCATGGCGGATTAGCCGGTGGCGAGGAGTGGATTGCAGAAGCGGAGAAACTGAATATCGGTTGGTGGATAACTTCTGCTCTGGAGTCTAATATCGGTCTGAATGCTATCGCTCAATGGTGTGCTACTTTTCAGAATCCATTGCCGCAAGGGTTAGGCACCGGGTTACTCTTTACAGATAATGTAGAGATGCCTCTTGAAATCAGAAAAGATTGTTTGTGGTTTTGTAAATGA
- a CDS encoding AMP-binding protein — translation MIFDRQKQRLLLEGKEYTPGDIHSLVAEGEGNHPSAIWDLYLFLNEWFNDDPVITVHTSGSTGAPKELLVRKDQMIQSARLTCEFLDLKQGETALLCMNLRYIGAMMVVVRSLIAGLNLIVRRASGHPLADVDTPLRFAAMVPLQVYNTFQIPEEKEKLKQTEILIIGGGAVDKALEEKIRNLSNAVYSTYGMTETLSHIALRRLNGAAASDRYYPFSSVELFLSSENTLMINAPLVCDDTLQTNDIARIYPDGSFTILGRKDNVINSGGIKVQAEEIERLLQSSIPVPFVITSVPDRRLGQAVTLLIEGQMEISALGTKLESVLASYYRPKYIYTVNHIPQTGNGKINRKECRVLAESLQLLGRQE, via the coding sequence ATGATATTCGACCGACAAAAACAGCGTTTGTTGCTGGAGGGAAAGGAATATACTCCGGGCGATATACATAGCCTTGTAGCAGAAGGTGAGGGAAACCACCCTTCTGCTATATGGGACTTGTATCTTTTTCTAAACGAATGGTTTAATGATGATCCTGTGATCACTGTACATACTTCCGGTTCTACGGGGGCACCTAAAGAATTGCTTGTTCGCAAAGATCAGATGATACAGAGTGCACGCCTGACTTGTGAGTTTCTGGATTTAAAGCAGGGTGAAACGGCATTATTGTGTATGAACCTTCGCTATATCGGGGCGATGATGGTAGTCGTCCGTTCTTTGATTGCCGGGTTGAATCTTATAGTACGTCGGGCTTCCGGTCATCCATTGGCAGATGTGGACACTCCTTTAAGGTTTGCGGCTATGGTGCCTTTGCAGGTGTATAATACATTTCAGATACCCGAAGAGAAAGAGAAATTAAAGCAAACGGAGATTTTAATTATAGGAGGCGGAGCAGTTGACAAGGCTTTAGAGGAAAAAATCAGAAATCTGTCCAATGCTGTTTATTCAACTTACGGGATGACGGAAACCCTTTCTCACATCGCTCTTCGCCGTCTGAATGGCGCAGCAGCATCCGATCGTTATTATCCTTTTTCATCCGTAGAGTTGTTTTTGTCTTCAGAAAATACTTTGATGATTAATGCTCCGCTTGTTTGCGATGATACTCTGCAGACAAATGATATTGCCCGCATTTATCCGGACGGTAGTTTTACGATTCTGGGAAGAAAGGATAATGTAATCAATAGCGGAGGAATTAAAGTGCAGGCAGAAGAGATCGAAAGGTTACTTCAGTCGTCTATCCCTGTACCGTTTGTGATCACTTCCGTTCCGGATCGGCGTTTGGGGCAGGCTGTTACTTTATTGATAGAAGGGCAGATGGAGATAAGTGCGCTAGGGACTAAATTGGAATCAGTCTTAGCATCTTATTATCGTCCTAAATATATTTATACGGTAAATCATATTCCTCAAACGGGAAATGGGAAGATTAATCGTAAAGAGTGCCGTGTTTTAGCAGAGAGCTTACAGTTGCTCGGGAGACAGGAATAA
- a CDS encoding RNA polymerase sigma-70 factor translates to MKISFSRQTKERAFKQLYEDYYAPFCLYAKRFVDDKEVREDIVSDVFTSLWDKLDTDSFDLQSETALGYIKMCVKNSCLNFLKHQEYEWSYAENIQKKAPLYETETDSVYTLDELYRMLYETLNKLPENYRTVFMKSFFEGKTHAEIAEEMNLSVKSINRYKQKTMELLRNELKDYLPLFLLFLSPEQL, encoded by the coding sequence ATGAAAATATCTTTTTCCAGACAGACTAAAGAAAGAGCTTTCAAACAACTTTACGAGGATTATTATGCCCCTTTCTGCCTGTATGCAAAAAGATTTGTAGATGATAAAGAAGTCCGCGAGGACATTGTTTCGGATGTATTCACCTCCCTATGGGACAAGTTGGATACCGACTCTTTCGATTTGCAATCAGAGACAGCATTGGGATATATAAAAATGTGTGTAAAAAACAGCTGTTTGAACTTTCTGAAACATCAGGAGTATGAATGGAGTTATGCCGAAAATATCCAAAAGAAAGCTCCTCTATATGAAACAGAAACAGATAGTGTATATACACTTGATGAGTTATACCGAATGCTATACGAAACATTAAATAAGCTTCCGGAAAACTATCGCACCGTATTTATGAAAAGTTTCTTTGAAGGCAAAACACATGCGGAAATTGCCGAAGAAATGAATCTCAGCGTAAAATCCATTAATCGGTATAAACAAAAAACAATGGAACTCCTGCGGAACGAGTTGAAAGATTACCTCCCGCTGTTTTTATTATTCCTGTCTCCCGAGCAACTGTAA